Proteins encoded in a region of the Zea mays cultivar B73 chromosome 4, Zm-B73-REFERENCE-NAM-5.0, whole genome shotgun sequence genome:
- the LOC100279161 gene encoding uncharacterized protein LOC100279161, which produces MSDSSPAPGAYYSGPPAAPPPESKPVDGGQVNADVPGYYSSVPAAKSGAGGQGSSAAPKESGFFASCCGCFSGGETAR; this is translated from the exons ATGTCTGACAGCAGTCCAGCTCCCG GCGCCTACTACTCCGGCCctcccgccgcgccgccgcccgagTCTAAGCCCGTTGACGGCGGCCAGGTCAACGCCGATGTTCCTG GCTACTACTCCTCCGTCCCTGCTGCGAAATCTGGCGCCGGCGGCCAGGGCAGCTCCGCTGCTCCTAAGGAATCGGGCTTCTTCGCCAGCTG TTGTGGGTGCTTCTCTGGCGGCGAAACCGCGAGATAG